One window from the genome of Rariglobus hedericola encodes:
- a CDS encoding response regulator, with product MSNTQVDSLPSPHRIALLTTDNALIGRLQASGLVPNLIVVSSVAAMDTAIQTLKPDAIFLTALSDSESLTYLIRTLHPRLSRRRIVALSHSDDSEDVVACLRCGADDFFSLRDPSQFLLRLERILNNLRSGTPRRSMDTRFKTLADSAPALVWITDETGSFIHFNRPWLEFTGRSFDTEINHGWFQGLPAEDRDRFRKAFGDCFQKRDPFRLDFRLRRHDGLYRWITCQGIPHYEEDGVFTGYIGSGLDVSDQHEAETLLAYRAITQAALAGFGRYALSQHTIQEIKQEATRLLCDTLQLDYSEVLLFDPMDSDQLVPMFTSGLPNGFQHGPMTAGEARISGDNHLRLDDDAGIFPGRENHAALNVRSALAAPINNGVRIVGFLTGLSTEQRSFGREAFDVLQALVTTISTVHQRNLAELALQESETKLLQSQKMEAVGQLAGGVAHDFNNLLTAVRCYGDMLHDELTEIAPQLKARTSEILKATARASSLTRQLLAFSRKQVLQPEVLDMNGVIADLRDLVRSLLSENVTLDVTFLPEDSCFEADRNQIDQVVLNLCLNARDAMPQNGVLSLIIQGLEVTGANTHQLAPGNYVQLTVRDTGIGMDATVKSQLFQPFFTTKPVGRGTGLGLATCAVIVKNCNGFITFESAPGKGTSFHLFLPRIDSARAQFFLESEQYTLTGKERLLIVEDDEAIRHITQAILESLGYKVTVLNGSVEALKFYQDNPDSVFDLLLSDVIMPEMNGLELARHIQAHFQPGLRPMFMSGYLGDTATVQAVADYNLPFLEKPFTMDSLARKVRETLDSPPVSLPLEG from the coding sequence ATGAGCAACACTCAGGTTGACTCTCTGCCCAGCCCTCACCGGATCGCGCTGCTCACCACGGACAACGCGCTGATCGGCCGTCTGCAGGCGAGCGGTCTCGTGCCCAACCTGATCGTCGTCAGCTCGGTGGCTGCGATGGACACAGCCATCCAAACGCTAAAGCCCGACGCGATTTTTCTCACCGCGTTGAGCGACAGCGAATCACTCACCTACCTCATTCGCACGTTGCATCCGCGGTTGTCGCGACGTCGCATCGTCGCGCTGAGCCACTCGGATGACAGCGAGGATGTCGTCGCCTGCCTTCGCTGCGGCGCCGATGATTTTTTCTCACTGCGCGATCCTTCACAGTTTCTCCTGCGGCTCGAACGCATCCTCAACAATCTGCGCAGCGGCACACCGCGCCGGTCGATGGACACGCGCTTCAAAACCCTCGCCGACTCCGCACCCGCCCTGGTGTGGATCACCGACGAAACCGGCAGCTTCATCCACTTCAACCGCCCGTGGCTCGAGTTCACCGGCCGTTCTTTCGATACCGAAATCAATCATGGCTGGTTTCAGGGATTGCCCGCCGAGGATCGCGACCGTTTTCGCAAGGCCTTCGGTGACTGTTTCCAAAAACGGGATCCGTTCCGTCTCGATTTTCGTCTCCGGCGTCACGACGGACTTTATCGATGGATCACCTGCCAGGGCATCCCGCATTACGAGGAGGACGGCGTGTTCACCGGCTACATCGGCTCCGGTCTCGACGTGAGCGATCAACACGAGGCCGAGACCCTCCTCGCCTACCGCGCCATCACGCAGGCCGCGCTCGCCGGCTTCGGTCGCTACGCCCTCAGCCAGCACACCATTCAGGAAATCAAGCAGGAGGCCACCCGCCTGCTCTGCGATACACTCCAGCTCGATTACAGCGAAGTCCTCCTGTTCGATCCGATGGACTCCGACCAACTGGTGCCCATGTTCACCAGCGGCCTGCCCAACGGTTTTCAGCACGGGCCCATGACCGCCGGTGAAGCGCGCATTTCCGGCGATAATCATTTAAGGCTCGATGACGATGCCGGCATTTTCCCCGGTCGTGAAAATCACGCCGCCCTTAATGTGCGCAGCGCCCTCGCCGCTCCGATCAACAACGGCGTGCGCATCGTCGGCTTCCTGACCGGTCTGAGCACCGAGCAGCGTTCCTTCGGTCGCGAAGCGTTCGACGTGCTCCAGGCGCTCGTGACGACCATCAGCACCGTTCATCAGCGCAACCTCGCCGAACTGGCCCTGCAGGAAAGCGAAACGAAGCTCCTTCAATCCCAAAAAATGGAGGCCGTCGGCCAGCTCGCCGGCGGCGTCGCCCACGACTTCAACAATCTGCTCACCGCCGTGCGTTGTTACGGCGACATGTTGCACGACGAGCTCACCGAGATCGCTCCGCAACTGAAGGCACGCACCTCCGAGATTCTGAAAGCCACCGCCCGTGCCAGTTCGCTCACTCGGCAACTCCTCGCCTTCAGCCGCAAACAGGTTCTGCAACCCGAGGTGCTCGACATGAACGGCGTCATCGCCGATCTCCGCGATCTCGTGCGTTCCCTGCTCAGCGAAAACGTCACGCTCGATGTCACCTTCCTGCCCGAAGACTCCTGCTTCGAAGCTGATCGCAACCAGATAGACCAGGTCGTCCTCAACCTCTGCCTCAACGCCCGCGATGCCATGCCGCAGAACGGCGTGCTTTCATTGATCATCCAGGGCTTGGAGGTCACCGGCGCGAACACGCACCAGCTGGCGCCCGGCAACTACGTGCAGCTCACCGTGCGCGACACCGGCATCGGCATGGACGCGACGGTTAAATCCCAGCTCTTCCAGCCATTCTTCACCACCAAGCCCGTCGGTCGCGGCACCGGTCTCGGCCTCGCCACGTGCGCCGTCATCGTAAAAAACTGCAACGGCTTCATCACTTTCGAAAGCGCTCCCGGCAAAGGCACCAGCTTCCACTTGTTCCTCCCGCGCATCGATTCTGCCCGCGCCCAGTTCTTTCTGGAATCCGAACAATACACGCTCACCGGCAAGGAACGCCTCCTCATCGTGGAGGACGACGAAGCCATCCGGCACATCACCCAAGCGATTCTTGAATCGCTTGGCTATAAAGTGACGGTGCTTAATGGCAGCGTCGAGGCGTTGAAGTTCTATCAGGACAATCCCGACAGCGTCTTCGACTTGTTACTCAGCGACGTGATCATGCCCGAAATGAACGGCTTGGAACTCGCCCGCCACATCCAGGCCCATTTCCAGCCGGGGCTTCGGCCGATGTTTATGTCCGGCTATCTGGGCGACACCGCGACCGTGCAGGCCGTGGCCGACTACAACCTGCCTTTTCTCGAAAAGCCGTTCACCATGGACAGCCTCGCCCGCAAAGTCCGCGAGACGCTGGACTCGCCACCGGTTTCCCTGCCTTTGGAGGGTTAA